GCGCGGTGGGCAAGAGCAGCCTGGTGGTCAGCTACACCACCAACGGGTACCCCGACGAGTACCAGCCTACCGCCCTGGACACCTTCTCAGGTAGGCAGCGGGGCCCGGGCGAGGGCGTACGCTCTGCGAAGCCGTCCTCTCGACAGGCCTCGCTTGTTTTGGACGCGCGGAGTTGGCCAGCGCAGCTTGCGGGGCTGGGGATGGTCTTTCCGGGTTAAACTCGCTGCCGTGCAGTGTGCGCCGGGACGGCTTTGCAGGTGAAGGGTGAGGGCTGCCTATGGGGACCAAAGCCCAAGACCATTTTCCACAACTTGGACTGAGTCACTTAGACGTTTTGTGAACCCTTTACCAGGTGGAAGTCTGGCTTTTTGCAGCTTTGAGGAAGAAGCGAGTGTAGATGGGGCACAGGCATGTGTGAAGTTGACTTTCAAGTTCTGTGATGTTGGGCCCCTGCCTGGTTTTGTTGTGTTATTATGCATAAACAGAAGAAGGGGATTTAATGATTTGTTTATATTATTTAGCTTCATAAGTATCACAGCCTTGCACTTTCTAACTTCAACTGATCTTCAGCAAAAACCTGCTTTTTCACGCATGCGCTCTAAGGCTAGCATTGAACAGAGGTTGCAAAAAATTTTAGGATCTTTAAGAGTCTGGCTAAAAATGCTTGCCCCATCAGCTGATGAGCCGTTACTGGTTTCTACTTTTGTAAATACCATCTTTGTCCTTGTTCTCCACCCCTCTTCTTTCAGACTCCAACTTCTAATATGAAACCCAGGATATACAAAGCCCTCTGAAAGATTTTGGATCTTCTTCATCTGATACTAAGAAGCAGAATAGTATGTGACAGTATAGATAGGTAGATTAGAGATGGGCTCAGGTTGGATCAGGAACTAGACTTCAAATGTGTCATAGTCTCATGGCACTTAGAAGGAGCATTTTGTTTGTCTGAGTGTCCTCGTAGTCACTCTTACATGGGAATTCTTGATTTGCCTTGAGCCTTTCTAAACTCTCCCACTATCACTTGAAGGAAATGCAGTGGGAACTTGCTGCTGTTACAGGGTCCAGTGGCCCTTTGGGAACGCATGTAAGGAGTCCTCAAGTCCTCCAAGGGAAAGGTAACTGCTTTCCCAGCTAACTTCATGCTAATGTGTTCAGTTTTGGGTAAGAGAGGCTAGAAATTACCATAATTATTAGCATCCAAATTTTCTGAAAGGGAAAATCCTTAATAAAACACGAGAGGTGGAGGCAGCAAGAGTTCAGAGACTTTCCTGTTAGCAGCAAGTAATTTGAAGATAGCTGCATGTAGGTTCAGCCCCACTATGAACGTCCAAATACTGAGCCTGGCTTCCAGAGGTGTGTAGCATTTGCAACTGATAGAAAtcaaaaacatcattaaaaatggGTCTCCCACAGTTCACTTTCTGCTTATTGGGAGGAGCAACAAATAGGAGAATAGAGGTATTTCCCTTCTCACTCCTACTTTTAACCTGGATAAACCTGAAGAAAGTCCCTCCCTGGATTCACAGAGCCCAGTTCAGGATCCTCATCAGAAGTTTCAACCCAATTCTCTCCACTCTTGGGGAATACTTGCAATTCAAACTGCCACAGAACTAAGCCTCACGGTTTACATCCTAACCCTAATTCTGATCAGTGGATCGTAAAGTCAGAACCAGTTAAAGAAGATAATAAGAAAGGAGAAAGTGTTATGTTATTGGGGGAACAGCACTCGGAAAATGGACTATGACCCAACTGCATCCCTCTGGCTGCTACCTACAGCTGGGTGTCACTGCTAGGTAGAGCAGTATTCAGCAAAACATGTACCCTGTCACCTTTCCCCGCCAGGCTATCCTGTTCTGCCTgccccctctctattgtgctgaAATCCAGCCTCATCTTGAGGGTGTGTACCTCGGGAGGGTGGTAGTTAGATGGCAGTCGCAGAGCTGCTAGCATAGCTCAGGCTAACAGCAGGTATGAGACAACTTTGTGCAAGTACTGGAGCAGGAGGTAATATATGTGGTACCTTTCTTCTGAAGACTGTTAAACATTTCAGAGATGCTAATTAGTTCTCTCAACACCCTTGTGAGATAGAAGAAACCAGATACTAGAAAGGCAAATGCCCAGTGCCTTGAAGATCAAATCAGGATCTAGCAGGCTCTTTGATCAGGAACAggtttctctccctcctctgggGCAAAGATATGGTAACAATGCAACCATTTCCCAGTCACAAGGAAGGGATGGCTTTCAGCTATGCCGCTAGGAGTGGCACTGTGGTGTGTGCACCCATCTCTTCCATCCTTCCTTCACTCTCAGTCTCTCACCAAATGTCACCTCATCTTTTGTCCCAtctccttctttcttcccagCCTTCTCTTAGAGAGGAGTGCTCTCCAAGAGCTCATATTAAACTATCCAGGTCACTTGTTTCTGTCACTTTTGTTGCCTGCTAATTACTTTAAGAATACCAGAAGATTGaccctgcttttgttttttaaaacaaaaaagtcaataAAGCCTCCTCCTGGGCACAGAGAGGGAGTTTAGCTAGCTGGTGTCAAGTGCCAGCCATTGTCACTTTAGCACAGGATGTCTGCCTCTTTTCATCAGAGCACAGCCACCTCCACATTGTCAAGACTTTAAAGTGATTTCCAGTGCTCCCACCCCCTTCCTGCTTTTCCTCAGTTTCTAGCCAGTCTCTGTGGTGTCTGTGCACTTAAACATCTAACAGTTTCATTCCAGATTTCCATCAGAGGTCCTGCCAGCCCTCAGTCTGAGTCAGTTGATACCACATAAAGGCTTACTGTAATTAGGGAATGAAATGGGTGTACTCCTTATGTGTGTAACTCAGCAGTTCTGCAATGTGTAGACGGTCTCTGAAGGGGATTTCACTCATGACTATTTCCTTATAAGCATCTTTATTTCAAAGTTGTTTTTAGGCTTTTGCTTTTCCTTAGTTGAGATGCTTCTGAAAAGACtcattttaacctttttttttttttaaaaaaaaaaaaagctgaatttctggCTTCGATGGAAGAAACTCGAATAGCTTGTATAATGGACAGTAATTTGAACTGTCACCCTGGGCCAAAAAGCTGGGAGCAAGTTGCTGAAGTTCTCAGTTTGCATTTATCTTTATTTGCTCTCTTGGGGGTGTGGCAGAAGAATATTAGACTGTTCCCAGGGCACTGTTCAGCTAAGGGCTCTCTCTAGAGGATCAGTTGTCCAGTAACATGAAAAGATTCtttcaaaatgtcagaaaaaaaatcaaaacacccaAGGGATAAACAAGTCAGAAACTCTGCTGCAGGTCTCCTAATGTTTCCAGTGCAAACTTCAGATATTTTAGTGAGGTTTTCAGCAGGAAAGACAGCTATAATGGACTTGACTGAGTTCAGGGAATCTCTTCAATGAGATACAAAACAGAGTGCTCCAGGGAAgaactgtgtgtgtgtctgtatatttAAGGTGTTGTACACAACTTCCTTGGACTAATCCTTATTCTTCTTCTGCTACAGTGCAGGTCCTGGTGGATGGAGCCCCCGTGCGGATCCAGCTGTGGGATACTGCTGGGCAGGTAAGCTCTATCAAAGGAGCTGTCAGCTCTGGTGCTGTGGGACAGGAACcgggaaggaaggaaatgcacTAGTCCAGCATTAGGCATCCATTGGTGTGGCAGTCACAGGTGACTGCCAGACTCCCTCAGCTCTGAAACTTGTCCCTGAATCATGGCATGGCCACAAAGTGATGATGCCCTACCAAAGTGGTAACGTGATCAGATCAAAGTTTGATCAGCAAAGTGATCACCAAAGTGATGGAGCCATGATGCCCTGCCTCTGAGGTGTTGCTGTCCTATTTGATATGTAAAAGAACCTCTAGAGCATTGTGCTGTTCAAGTTCAAACCAGTAAACATTTGGGTTTTTTGCCCTTTCTACAGGAGGACTTTGACTGTTTGCGCTCACTCTGTTACCCAGACACTGATGTCTTCCTTGTCTGCTTCAGTGTGGTAAACCCAAGCTCTTTCCAAAACATTACTGAGAAATGGATCCCTGAGATACGAACTCACAACCCCCATGCCCCAGTGCTGCTGGTGGGGACACAGGCAGACTTGCGGGATGATGTCAATGTCCTTATCAGCCTGGATCGCTACCATGTGAAGCCTGTGCCCAGGCCTCAGGCAGAGGGCCTAGCTGACAAAATCCGGGCTGAAGCCTACCTGGAGTGCTCAGCACTGACCCAGAAGAACCTCAAAGAAGTTTTTGACATGGCCATTGTCAGTGGTGTTGAGCACAAAGCacgacaggaaaagaaaatgacagcCAAAGGTATCAAAACCCTCTCCAAGTGCCGCTGGAAGAAATTCTTCTGCTTTGTCTGAAGctgctttggtggtggtggggaaaaaaagaaacacctgaTGCTACACCTTCTTGGAGTGACTGCTCCAATGGCCCCAGCAAGGAGGTTATGATAAGCTGCTGGGCTTGGAAACCTGGCTTTTGCTGGGTTAAAGTATCAGATGCCTAGGAGACATGAACTGGATTTCCATTGTGACAGGATGTGGATGGTCCAGGCAGCTATAAGTACCTGCTGGACATGTCTGTAGTGTCCCAGACTAATGGGAGCCTTTGATACACAAAGATTTAGTACCACAGAACAGGCAGGTACCTTATGTCATTCAAAATGACCAGCTTTCTGTCtgaaacacacacacttttgaaGTTCTGACCCGGCATAATCCAATTCTGGTATAAAGCTGGGGAGGGACTCTTGAAGTCTGCCTATGCTTTGACAGATTTACAGACTTGGCCAAGAATAGGGCAGGGGCGGTTGTGGGGGACTGCAGTATAGTCTAACATGGGCTGCTGAGTTTGTAAAGCAGGACTTGGGTTTCCCCTCTGATTCTGCTTGCCAGAATAAGTAGAAGTAACTTGGCCATGAAAAAGCAGCGCTCTTTCTTAAGGGCCCTGTTACTGCGAGTACCCTCAGGAAGGTTTTTCCTAAATAAAGGCCATTAACAGACTGAAGAGAAAATGCACTGGGAGCTGCATTCATTCCTTAAGCAAAACATTCTCTGAAGAGGACTCTGCACTCCAGTGAGTGACAATGCTCTAGCCTCACCTTAAGAAGCAGTCACTAGCTTGGGGGACCTATTTTGAAAGCACTGTGTGTAGTGATTTGGGACAGAGAGAGGATGAGGAGCAGTGATGAGTGGCTCTGTCTACCTAGCAGAGACTGGACTGTGTCAGTGAAGGGTTCGTAATACTATCGAGAGGTGAAATGTAGACAGAGAGCCAATGCATgtaatgaaaggaaaagagagatgtAGCATGGAAGAAAGAAGGTGGAAAAGGAACAgatagggaaaagaaagaagcaaagggaAGTAAGGAAGGAAGATGGAGAAGGAACGAAGAAGAGCAAACACTGTTAAATGAAAGTTGTGATTCTACTTAGTTGTAGAAATTATGATGATAATATTCAGGAGATTCTCTAAGGAACTGGAAAACTACTAATGATCTCATTTTCTAAAAGTTATACTGTCTATGCAACAAGTTCTGAATCAAAAGGAAGGACTTGGAGGGAGAGAGATAGTTCCTCTTGGACAATAAAATCCTCAGTTTAAGATCTATGCAGGAGAACAGAATTTACCTGATATTGTTCTTCCTGAGGCTGCAGAACAGAAATGGAGGGATCAGGGCTTCTTTGTGTTGTGCTTCCCTTTCTTAAAAATCACAGCTTGATCTGCTGaaaccaaaagcaaaggaaaccCATGTGGTTCCTTCCACAGAAAGACATTCTGTGTATTTGCTCCATTGCTCTCTTCTCTGTTTCTCAGAGGATTCATTTCCCAGTGATTTTACTCACGTCTTATTACAGAACTTGCATCTATTTCTAAAACTCTCCTGGAGACATTTCATTCTGGCTTATGTAGCAGAGAGCATGTCAAGCAATGCTTTCAAAACTCAGGGGCTTCTCTGCATCTGGCCATGACCCATCTCTTTGGGAACATGCTGGAATAATGTGACACAAGGGGATACAGTTGTGAACTGTTTGCCCTGTACCAGAAGCACACATACCTGGGCCAGAGCATCCGTACAAAAACAGCAGATATGAATAATGCAGCACAGCTCTGGATCCAAACACACACCTGCCAACATCTCTCACAACCAATTCTTTTGGTAACGCAGCTCATACAGTCCCCAGGCCGTGACACAGCTTGCCGTCTCCCTGGGCAGCATCCCACTCGAAAGAGGCAGGCAGGCCTTTTGCAAAAGGATGCAACCCACCACCTCAGAGCTGCTATGGGGTGAGTCTTGGAGTCTTGAACAGGCTGGTGTGTCAAAATGACCTGCAAGCTAAAAGGACTCCCCCGAGTGAAATGCTATTGGGGTCCAGTCAGGAGTCCTAGAAGACAAGAGTACAAAGGCAGCAGCTAGAAGTGATGTGTCCTGCACATCTCTAGGCAGGATACTATTTCTTGAACAAAGCTCTTAGTCATCAATATATCCCTGCAGATATTTCCTACCTGTACAGGCACCCTTGCTGTATCACTAATTCCGTTTGTCTGTTGGGTCTTTATGCATTTCTTTAGTTTGTGAGAACAGGCTCTGATGTGGCCCAATAAGGAGAATCACATGGAGCGAATCACAGGTACAGACAGCACCAGCCTCCCCTGGTTCCCTGCTGAGGGGCGTGTGCTGGGAATAGCAAGCGTTGTCCTGCAGTAGCTTGGTATAAAACAGGGGTTATTTTATCCTGGAAAAGAAACTGTACTGAGagctgctttcttcctctgtgaCTGTGTCtaaaatttgtttaaataaattttttaaatggCTGCAGTTTGTGTTTGTAATTTCATGGGTGTAAAGTAAGCTGGGCCTAGAAACGAAGGAGTTATTCCATCTCAGCGGCAATAGGATAGGAGAGAAATTACcccatttctctttccttgtcCAAACCCCCATTAGCAGTGGTAACACCCCCCTCATTTTGGATAGCTGGAACTGTTTGAAATCTTTCTGTTGCTCCGTTAATTTTCCTCTCCCTCAGCAGCCACTCGGGGGATGGAGTAGCAAATATCCAAAGCTTTCAGTGCCTCTCCTCAGAAGCCACCATCCAGGGACTGGTCAGGAGGCCCCTCACAGCACTCGGTGGGACAAGCCCTCAGGGACCTTGCATTTGGAGCCTTAATAACAGCATGTTGCTCTGTCACCAGACTGGTGGGTAATTTAGCCACCAGCCTTATTTAACTGCTTAACTTGGTAGTTAAGCATGATTCAAGTGCTGAACAGCATTGTCCACACCATACAAGAGGGAAAGGCACAATCCAAATAGCTCATGGGACTCATCTTTTTAGCCATATCATCACCATCACCAGTAGGTAAAAACTAACCTCATCGACATTTGGGGTGTGGCAACTGCTCCAAAGGTTGAGGGATGGGAAATGAGGCTGCTG
This window of the Dromaius novaehollandiae isolate bDroNov1 chromosome 5, bDroNov1.hap1, whole genome shotgun sequence genome carries:
- the RHOV gene encoding rho-related GTP-binding protein RhoV, with product MPPQELLDYSPALRRPSPPRGSGPELGIKCVLVGDGAVGKSSLVVSYTTNGYPDEYQPTALDTFSVQVLVDGAPVRIQLWDTAGQEDFDCLRSLCYPDTDVFLVCFSVVNPSSFQNITEKWIPEIRTHNPHAPVLLVGTQADLRDDVNVLISLDRYHVKPVPRPQAEGLADKIRAEAYLECSALTQKNLKEVFDMAIVSGVEHKARQEKKMTAKGIKTLSKCRWKKFFCFV